One window from the genome of Pararhizobium gei encodes:
- a CDS encoding BMP family protein, translating into MTSRILMSRRGVLASGLALSASAFIPSVRAAGPIKVAGIHGSPVENAWNSVLHKAMQDAASEGVIEYVFSEGVSGTDYPRAMREYAEQGAKLIIGETFPVEKQAREVAIDYPETTFVMGSSGKEAGDNFGVFGTWNFDGAYLAGMLAGKMTKTNVVGSVGAMPIPEVNMLINAFGEGVKAVNPDAKLLVTFIGTFFDPPKAREAGLAQIDAGADILFGERIGTADAAKERGIKSIGSLIDYTPRYPETVFANALWNFRPILNAALADIAAGKPTGRDYTAYGLMKEGGSDIVFVKGVAPADAEAAMEAKRAEIKAGTFEVPKVMDEPK; encoded by the coding sequence ATGACCAGCAGAATCCTTATGTCACGGCGGGGCGTTCTTGCCTCAGGCCTCGCACTCAGCGCATCAGCGTTCATTCCCTCCGTTCGTGCTGCCGGACCGATCAAGGTTGCCGGCATTCACGGCTCGCCAGTCGAGAACGCCTGGAACTCGGTGCTGCACAAGGCAATGCAGGATGCAGCCAGCGAAGGCGTGATCGAGTATGTCTTCTCGGAAGGTGTCTCGGGCACCGACTATCCGCGCGCCATGCGCGAATATGCCGAACAGGGCGCCAAGCTGATCATCGGCGAAACGTTTCCCGTCGAGAAACAGGCCCGTGAGGTCGCCATCGATTATCCCGAAACCACGTTCGTCATGGGATCGAGCGGCAAGGAAGCCGGCGACAATTTCGGCGTTTTCGGCACCTGGAACTTCGATGGTGCCTATCTTGCCGGCATGCTTGCCGGCAAGATGACCAAGACCAACGTGGTCGGCTCCGTTGGCGCGATGCCGATCCCGGAGGTCAATATGTTGATCAACGCTTTCGGTGAAGGCGTGAAAGCCGTCAACCCGGATGCAAAGCTGCTCGTCACCTTCATCGGCACCTTTTTCGATCCGCCGAAGGCCCGCGAGGCTGGCCTTGCCCAGATCGATGCCGGCGCGGACATCCTGTTCGGTGAGCGCATCGGAACGGCGGACGCCGCCAAGGAACGCGGCATCAAGTCCATCGGCTCACTGATCGACTACACCCCGCGTTATCCGGAAACCGTATTTGCCAACGCGCTCTGGAACTTCCGTCCGATCCTCAACGCCGCACTCGCCGACATTGCAGCCGGCAAGCCGACCGGTCGCGACTACACAGCTTACGGCCTGATGAAGGAAGGTGGCAGCGACATTGTCTTCGTCAAGGGCGTGGCGCCGGCTGATGCCGAGGCGGCCATGGAGGCCAAGCGCGCCGAGATCAAGGCCGGTACGTTCGAAGTGCCCAAGGTCATGGACGAACCGAAGTAA
- a CDS encoding IS630 family transposase (programmed frameshift), with protein sequence MGSAISLRSDFDGARLRLLARQTRDADQARRLLALASIYDGGSRADAARLGSVTVQIVRDWVVRFNERGPAGLINGKAPGKPSLLNDEQRTALAQAIERGPTPYLDGVVRWRLCDLAQWIWEEFRISVSEETLGREVRAMGYRKLSARPRHHAQDAEAAEAFKKNFPAAVAEIAAGPAKGKVIEIWFQDEARIGQKNKITRRWAKRGSRPSAPHDQRTRSAYIFGAICPKHGKAAALVMPWCDTHAMNQHLIEISRNVAVHAHAVLIMDQAGWHMSNNLVVPENITILPLPPKSPELNPVENIWQFMRDNWLSNRVFKSYEDIVDHCCYAWRTLQQRPWKIMSIGRRKWAQGF encoded by the exons ATGGGTTCAGCGATTTCTTTGCGATCGGACTTCGACGGAGCCAGGTTGCGGCTTCTGGCTCGGCAGACACGCGATGCCGATCAGGCACGGCGGCTTCTGGCACTTGCATCGATCTATGATGGCGGCTCACGCGCCGATGCCGCCCGGCTTGGCAGTGTGACGGTTCAGATCGTGCGCGACTGGGTGGTGCGCTTCAATGAACGCGGTCCCGCCGGCCTTATCAACGGCAAGGCCCCGGGCAAACCTTCTCTCCTGAACGATGAACAGCGAACGGCTTTGGCGCAAGCCATAGAGCGCGGACCGACCCCGTATCTGGATGGAGTCGTTCGCTGGCGTCTGTGTGATCTGGCGCAATGGATTTGGGAAGAGTTCCGCATCTCGGTGAGCGAGGAGACCCTGGGCCGCGAAGTGCGTGCCATGGGCTATCGCAAGCTCTCGGCTCGCCCAAGACATCATGCGCAGGATGCCGAGGCGGCCGAGGCATTTAAAAAAA ACTTCCCCGCCGCTGTGGCAGAAATCGCCGCAGGTCCCGCCAAGGGCAAAGTAATCGAAATCTGGTTCCAGGACGAAGCCCGGATAGGCCAGAAGAACAAGATCACGCGTCGTTGGGCCAAGCGGGGCTCAAGGCCGTCCGCGCCGCACGACCAGCGAACCCGATCGGCCTATATCTTCGGTGCCATCTGTCCCAAGCACGGCAAGGCCGCCGCTCTCGTCATGCCGTGGTGCGACACCCATGCCATGAACCAGCACCTGATCGAGATATCCCGCAACGTCGCCGTTCATGCACACGCCGTCCTCATCATGGATCAGGCCGGATGGCACATGTCCAACAATCTCGTCGTTCCAGAAAACATCACCATCCTGCCACTGCCGCCCAAATCGCCCGAGTTGAACCCGGTCGAAAACATCTGGCAGTTCATGAGGGACAACTGGCTCTCAAACCGAGTCTTCAAATCCTACGAGGATATCGTCGACCACTGCTGCTACGCTTGGAGAACCCTCCAGCAACGACCATGGAAGATCATGTCAATCGGCCGACGCAAATGGGCGCAAGGGTTCTAA
- a CDS encoding type II toxin-antitoxin system HipA family toxin has product MTTIYYENWPVARLADQDGLSLTYDAAWEQRASAFPLSLTMPLRAGSHGPEQVMPWLANLLPETHLSEIGQQLKVSPQDIVGLLMRVGRDTAGAFSIGEPRREGNNFRIVDDEAALERIIDELPERPFLIGERGVSMSLAGVQDKLPVYIGPEGRIGIPLDGTPSTHILKPDIKRLAGSVTNEAFCMILARLCGLDAAEMAIGRAGKRDYLLVRRYDRVADGQGIIRRIHQEDFCQLLGLFPAEKYEQTGLGRRGGASLPHMFEALARLVSPAERLRLLDAVVFNILICNSDSHAKNYSVLVGASGTARLAPLYDLMCAAPYRRVDQSLPQTLAGKRNADELHGKDWRQFATDVGLSPAAVTRRVEELAAQVAAKADKALEQVLSYPVSNREFGSSLVFLVKKRCRRIERQISG; this is encoded by the coding sequence TTGACGACGATCTACTACGAGAACTGGCCTGTCGCCCGCCTGGCAGATCAGGATGGCCTGTCTCTCACCTATGACGCCGCATGGGAGCAACGCGCCTCCGCCTTCCCGCTTTCGCTCACCATGCCCTTGCGTGCCGGAAGCCACGGCCCCGAGCAGGTCATGCCATGGCTCGCCAACCTCTTGCCGGAAACCCATCTCTCGGAGATCGGCCAGCAGCTGAAGGTGTCGCCCCAGGATATCGTCGGCCTGCTGATGCGTGTCGGCCGCGACACGGCAGGCGCATTCTCGATCGGCGAGCCGCGACGGGAGGGAAATAATTTCCGCATCGTCGATGACGAGGCCGCGCTCGAGCGCATCATCGACGAGCTGCCTGAGCGCCCCTTCCTGATCGGCGAGCGGGGCGTCTCAATGTCGCTTGCGGGCGTCCAGGACAAACTGCCTGTCTATATCGGCCCGGAAGGCCGGATCGGCATTCCGCTGGACGGCACCCCTTCGACACATATCCTGAAACCCGACATCAAGCGCCTTGCGGGCAGCGTCACCAATGAAGCCTTCTGCATGATCCTCGCCAGGCTCTGTGGCCTCGACGCCGCCGAGATGGCGATCGGCCGTGCGGGGAAGCGGGACTATCTCCTTGTCCGTCGCTATGACCGGGTCGCCGATGGGCAAGGTATCATCCGCCGAATTCATCAGGAGGATTTCTGCCAGCTGCTGGGCCTGTTCCCTGCCGAGAAATACGAGCAGACCGGCCTCGGTCGGCGCGGCGGCGCGTCCCTGCCGCATATGTTCGAGGCCTTGGCGCGTCTCGTCTCCCCGGCAGAGCGCCTTCGGCTGCTCGATGCTGTGGTCTTCAACATCCTGATCTGCAATTCGGATTCGCATGCCAAGAACTACTCGGTCCTCGTCGGCGCGTCCGGCACGGCGAGGCTCGCCCCGCTCTACGATCTCATGTGCGCAGCACCGTACCGACGGGTCGACCAATCCCTGCCGCAGACACTGGCCGGCAAACGCAATGCCGACGAGCTGCATGGAAAGGACTGGCGTCAGTTCGCCACCGACGTCGGCCTAAGCCCGGCAGCCGTCACCAGGCGCGTCGAGGAGCTTGCCGCTCAGGTTGCTGCCAAGGCCGACAAGGCACTCGAGCAGGTCCTGTCCTACCCGGTTTCGAACCGGGAATTCGGCTCCAGCCTCGTCTTTCTTGTGAAGAAGCGGTGCCGGCGGATCGAGCGGCAGATTTCGGGCTGA
- a CDS encoding helix-turn-helix transcriptional regulator, whose product MIRSAAEFGALIRERRKTLGWTQIQLAERCGTGERFIVDLENGKPSCHLEKSLIAARTVGIDLGDLKSATPSPAPAANDDLGYLPRFS is encoded by the coding sequence ATGATCCGATCTGCCGCGGAATTCGGAGCTCTGATCCGAGAGCGCCGCAAAACACTGGGCTGGACCCAGATTCAGCTGGCCGAGCGTTGCGGCACCGGCGAGCGCTTCATCGTCGATCTGGAGAACGGCAAGCCGAGCTGCCATCTGGAAAAATCGCTGATCGCCGCCCGTACTGTCGGCATCGATCTCGGCGACCTGAAATCCGCGACGCCCTCGCCCGCCCCTGCGGCCAACGACGATCTCGGCTACCTGCCACGCTTTTCCTGA